The Longimicrobiaceae bacterium region GGAGATGCGGGAGAACCTGCGCACCGCCACCAAGGACGCGGTGATGATCGCGGTGGGCGGCGGGCTCCTCCTGGTGGGGCTGCTCGTCCTCACCGCGTTCCTCGTGGCCGCCCTGGGCGACCTGCTCGACAACTACTGGCTGGGCGCGCTGATCGTCGGCGTCCTCTTCGTCGCCGTCGGCGGGATCCTCGCGAAGAAGTACATGGGGAACCTGAAGAACGACGACCTGGGGCCGGACCAGACCATTCAAACTCTGAAGGAGGACAAACGGTGGCTACAGAGCGAAATCCAGCAGGCGAAGAAGGAGCTGGCCTGACGGGGATGGGGAGCACCGGGTACGGTTCGAACCTGGGCGACGCCGGCACCACCGGCAGCTCCGACCTCGCGGGCGGCACCCGCCGCGACGACGCCTCCCTGGAGGCGGGGACCACCCGCTCGGCCGCGCTGGGTGACCAGGGGGCCGCCGCCGGGACCGGCCAGGTCCACAGCGGGCTCAGCGTGGGCAGCGACGTGGACACCGGCTACTCCGCCATCGCCGCGGCGGGCTCCAGCGGCGGCTCGCAGCAGGGCGGAACCATGGACCGGGTGAAGGACGCCGCCAGCCAGGCCCGCGACCGGGTCCAGAGCATGGCGGGCGACCTCCCC contains the following coding sequences:
- a CDS encoding phage holin family protein, whose amino-acid sequence is MPDDIHVTRTTTTTRTTEGPVPGAEPSLGDLFKQLAQDSATLVKQEVTLAKAEMRENLRTATKDAVMIAVGGGLLLVGLLVLTAFLVAALGDLLDNYWLGALIVGVLFVAVGGILAKKYMGNLKNDDLGPDQTIQTLKEDKRWLQSEIQQAKKELA